acaaaacaaaaaaaagttatgttcTTTAAGTTTCAGTATGGATAGATGGACACATAGACAAAAAGATcaatagacagacagacagacagacagacagacagacagatagatagatagatagatagatagatagatagatagatagatagatagatagatagatagatagatagatagaaaaaaaactctgattacaaaaaattaaatacattcattaGACAATCTGTGTGGTAAACCATAACATCataagagggaaaaaaaataaccatcCATTTATATCACTGCATAATGTAAAAGAAATACTATATGTCTCTTACGAAAGAGAGTATGACTGTCTTGTCAATATCCAACGTCAGAGTCATTCTCTTACTCTATTGGTCAGAATATTTAGCACCTGGATCCTGATTGGCTTTCGTCGTGAGTTCAGAGGTTAGCTTGTTATGTAGCCTTGTAGCCGAGAGAGACGTGTGTTATCTGCTCACTTTGCTTACAGTGGTTGTTATTTCACCCTAATGTGACCGTCGATAACTTACTTAACGTGCACAAATGCGTCGTCGCTTATGTTTTCGACATGTTATGTACACTCGTGCGCGTGCTTTGACCGCTAACGACCTGCACATGCTAGCTCGGTAGCTAGCTGAGCTAGCTAACTTCAGACAAGTGTTTCACCTAAATGACATATATGATTAAAAGCTGACCTCTTAGGTACAGCCAGCTGAGGGTACGATTTCAATGGGTTCTGTCAGAGCAATGGCTTCAACGAGGCTCCTGTGCTTGTTCAACGCGAAAGCTGCAGGCTCGACCAAAACATTAGCCAGGGCAGGTTGGAGGAGTGTGTGCTCCAGGAGGAATGTCTGCAGTTCACCTTCAAGACTACAGAGCTGCATGTCAGCGTGGGTCATTGATCAGTATGGCACAAATGAGGTTTTAAAGTACTCAGAAGACACCAACGTCCCCACTGTTAATTCTCCCAGTGAGGTGATGATTAAGGTCCATGCGGCTAGTCTCAACCCCCTTGATATATCTATGAGGGGTAAGTGCTGGACTAGTATTCATTAAGGCATTATAAAAGTCACAGTCAGTGAGTTTTCATCACCatacctgctctctctctctctgtttttaggTGGTTACGGAGCCAGCCTGCTTAAATTAAGAAGGGATCCAATGTCTGTGATGGACAATGATAGTGAGTTCCCTTTGATTTTGGGTCGTGACGTGTCTGGTGTAGTGGTGGACTGTGGATCCGAGGTTACCCATTTTGTTCCAGGAGATGAGGTAGGAGCTGCACTGCACACCTGTCCCTAAataggtgtaaaaaaaaacaacaacaatactgtgtgtggaaaataaaagcctgtattcctgtattttgatttaattttgcaATGCTGTAATTTAGAGCATCATCTAGCAACAAAATCAAGAAACAGATTCTTTTAGGATATATCTAGACGGAAATATCTTTGACTGTGGTTGGCAAATTGAATTCCAGGGAAGTAGAGATTTTTGATGTTGATACCAGCCATAGGAATTCAATATTGCCATAATACAGGCCTGCTCAAACCTACCTACAATGGTCTAACGCAGTGTCGCCCAACCTGGGGGTCTACAGGTCTATGTAGATGCTACTTAACTTGCCACCAAGGTATACACTCACCACTTCATCAGGAGCAACTGTGCCATAAATTCTGCCTATGTAAGGATAATAAGTTCAGTTTAGATTGATCCTgtcacatttgtattcatttacgTATATATAGAGAGGTTGCAGTGGTGTTGAACATGACTGCATTATATTGAGtggtgtttctaatattttgcCTACTCCATTTGCATACATGTATACAACCTCAATAATAAACATTAAGGAGAACTATTTGAGCCTACTGACCATGTCAACTCAAACTGTTGGCACATTGTCATATTGCCCTATTGTTCACAACTACATAGTCAAGTCATTCACAGCTGTTACCTCGATACAAAGATTGGGCTCTATCTCTGTGGTCATCACATGGGCACATTATCATACCTTAAGATATCTCTTTTGCTGTTGCCCACAGATTTACATCAGTGCCTTCCTGCAGATTAAAATGCAGTCATGCAAATTCAgcataaatgtgattaaataacAGAACAATAAACCACCAAAAATTCCACATACTAATTCTTGTTCCTGTAATCGGGTTCCATCAGTGTAAAAATATCTCATGAAATGACTAATGATAAGAAGGGGAACGGCTGACTAAGAGCTTAATCGCTGATTAAACACATTCAGGGACTCGGAGTGGGCGGTTGAAAGGAGTCGTGTTCAGCAAGTTAAATGTCATATTTGTGTTCCAGGTGTGGGCTGCTGTTCCCCCATGGAAACAAGGCAGTCTGGCCGAATTTGTTACTCTAACAGAGTATGAGGTGAGCTATGGGGCCGATAGAAGTCTCATCACTGCACTATGCTTTCATCATCAATTATCTCATCATCTGCAAGAGGGTTTATCAGTCAATCCTCGTCAATCTTAGAGTGACAGTTCAcgagaaagggggaaaaaaaaatacatattttgatCTCTTACGTGTCATGCTGTTAATCAAGCTAGATTGTTTGGGTGTGATTCAAAGAGATTGTtcgtagagatgtctgcctaCACCCTCTCGAAATGTAATCAAGGTAGAGGGCAATTGGCTTTTGGTGTTTAAAgtgtcaaaaataaacatttaaactcaacactaatgtgtctttccagaaatcatgaccgGGTTACATAAGATATTTAACAGACTTTGTTGTGAGCTGGTTCATGTGTTAACTTTCTACTTCCTACTGAGCTTCATGGCATCGCCTGACCAAATTTAGGAAGAAGTGCCCCCTGTTATGTAATCCTGCGGTATAAAGAGCAATTAGgattaagtgtgtttgtttcacaggaGCCGCTGTTGCAGTAATTACAGGGGAACACAAATTGCCCCTCTGTTTTCTTACCATATTGAGCTAATTTATTCGGCAACCTCTGAGCTAGCTGCCCTCCACAGCCGCTCTGCTGATTAGACTGCGCTTTTAAATTGATGATTAAGAAAAAGAATGTCGACAGGGTGACACATTTCTAACTCTTGACATTGTCTGCGTTGCTGTTTTTCCGCAGGTTTCCCATAAGCCAAAATCATTGAGTCACACAGAAGCTGCATCCATCCCTTACGTAGCCAACACTGCCTTGTCTGCGCTTGTCAATGCAGGAGGTCTTTGCAGGGACAGCTCTTCAAATAAAAGGCAAGCCTGACCTTGGATCTTGTATTGAACCCCTCTAGCCACAGTATCGGGAGAAAAAGTAAGAAGTTGCTGAATGCTGTAGCAAGCTAACATTAATTAGTTCGTTAAGGTCTTGGAGTTTCTGAATGTTCTCTTTTTGTAGACCTTTACTTTGATGAGACAACTTTTTCATTATGTTCATTTCAATGGTGAAATTGGTCTTTTTCATCCTAATTGGCATCAAAAGGGTTTTAAAACCATGCCTCTAACCCACAGACCGTAAGAATTTAGCCTGctgtgtaatgtaatgtaattttcaCTCCTCCTCAAATCTAATAGCCTCCAGTGCTGCAAATTTCTTTCTTACCCCATGTGGCTTTGGTCTCTTTTAGTAGCTTAGCTCAAATGAGTCACACAGTAATTAAGTGACCCTCTGGCTGCTGGTGTTTCTCCTCCTAGAGTTTTGATCACTGGAGGGTCGGGAGGTGTTGGAACATTCTCTATTCAGGTAAGACAAGCAGTACCAGCATTTATGCCAGACTCTTTTCAATTCTGTGCAAATGTGAGGCcactcactgtgtctgtgtgtatacctctgttttcttcctctttctgctgcCAGTTATTAAAGGCCTGGGGCGCCCACGTAACTGTTACCTGCTCTCAGAACGCAGAGGGCCTTGTTAGAGGGCTGGGGGCCGATGAGGTGGTGGACTACACAGCAGGAGATGCAGCTGAGCAGCTAGAAATGATGGAGAAGTAAGTGTGACGGTGTGtccttttagaaaaaaacatcaaatcatacagtatgttgtgtgtgtgtgaagtggtGAGATTGtttcaaagcaaagcaaataaaagatcagagcagaatgttCCTTATTAGCATCAGGGACTCTAATGAAGCATCATTAGGGTCGGTGCCAGTCCAATAAAGGTGCTAATGAAACGGAATCATCCAAGAGTGCGTCAAATGTGTCTGCTTCTCCCTTTTAAACACCCTCAAACGTGGTAAACATCTTCCTTTCAGCATGGCACAACTGCTCACTGACTTGCTTTCTAGTTTCCATGGAAACCAGGGCTCAAGGCCCGGGTGGACGCTGGCTCACCTCTCTCCTCGCCCCCCAAAGCAGGAATTGGTTGTAAATCCTGCCTTGAAAttgaagacaaaacatttatttttccaaagcAAAGGCTGTCACAATATGTAGGATGATGAGACATGAAATGCCGTTCAACCCCTCTGTATCAGTGTGACAGTCTGTGTTTGCACCCTCAGGTTTGACATGATTTTGGACAACGTGGGAGGGGAAATGGAGCAGTTGGCGATGGGCCTGCTGAAACCCTGGTCTGGGGCGAAGTACGTCACACTGGTCACGCCGTTACTCCTCAACACTGATTCCATGGGCCTGCTGGACGGGACCTTTCATGCTGGATTCACCCTGCACAGCAAGGCCATACAGGTACACATGAGCAAAACAGACTTTCAGAATCAACACTGAATCAAAGGTAGCCAACGTGAGACACtgttgtttatgtattttttgagTCTGCTATTTGTCATGGTGCCATTAGCCACTTGGCGTGAGCCACAGCTGCTCCCAAGCTGAAATGAATACTTGATCGTCAACAGCATGGAAATACATCATTATGTAACAGGTAAACACCTTTTCCAGTTGGTagaagttttagttttatttccAGCCAGTTGATCAGATGAATTTCAGTTGACATGGGGAGGGAAAAATCATGTAATAACTTGACTTCATAGCTTCATAGCATATTCTCACTTTTGCAATGGTTTACGCTTGAGATGTAGAAATATGCCCTGCAGAGGAGTAATAAATTGAAGCGTGTG
This region of Acanthopagrus latus isolate v.2019 chromosome 22, fAcaLat1.1, whole genome shotgun sequence genomic DNA includes:
- the LOC119012160 gene encoding reticulon-4-interacting protein 1 homolog, mitochondrial-like — translated: MGSVRAMASTRLLCLFNAKAAGSTKTLARAGWRSVCSRRNVCSSPSRLQSCMSAWVIDQYGTNEVLKYSEDTNVPTVNSPSEVMIKVHAASLNPLDISMRGGYGASLLKLRRDPMSVMDNDSEFPLILGRDVSGVVVDCGSEVTHFVPGDEVWAAVPPWKQGSLAEFVTLTEYEVSHKPKSLSHTEAASIPYVANTALSALVNAGGLCRDSSSNKRVLITGGSGGVGTFSIQLLKAWGAHVTVTCSQNAEGLVRGLGADEVVDYTAGDAAEQLEMMEKFDMILDNVGGEMEQLAMGLLKPWSGAKYVTLVTPLLLNTDSMGLLDGTFHAGFTLHSKAIQNLISNGVFYRWGFYAPDGPALDEVSSLVDAGKILPVVEAQFPFTQVPQAFQKLEDGHARGKTVVRVAEEDDRQAEGLVQETAEVEQEVQETAKQH